The nucleotide window AAAACGATGAGGTAGTCAATGGCGGCGGATAAATTAGCGGTAACGCGGGCGACGTTCAATGAGGTGATTTTGCCTGTTTATGCACCAGCAGCGTTTGTGCCTGTTAAGGGCAAAGGCAGCCGCGTCTGGGATCAGCAGGGAAAAGAGTATATCGATTTTTCCGGCGGCATTGCGGTGACGGCGTTAGGGCATTGTCATCCCGCGCTGGTTGAAACGTTAAAAAGCCAGGGGGAAACGCTGTGGCACACCAGCAACGTGTTCACCAATGAACCCGCGCTGCGTCTGGCCAGCAAACTGATTGCTGCCACCTTTGCTGAACGGGTCTTTTTTGCTAACTCGGGTGCCGAAGCTAACGAAGCGGCGTTCAAGCTGGCCCGCTATTATGCTGCCAAACGCCACTCTCCCTACAAGAGTAAAATCATCGCTTTCCACAATGCGTTCCACGGACGCACGTTCTTTACCGTCTCCGTAGGCGGGCAGCCAAAATATTCTGACGGGTTTGGCCCTAAACCTGGCGATATCGTTCACGTTCCGTTTAACGATCTGGAGGCGGTAAAAGCGGTAATTGATGACCATACCTGCGCCATCGTCGTTGAGCCGATTCAGGGAGAGGGCGGCGTGATGCCTGCCACCGCTGAATTTATGCAGGGCCTGCGTAAACTCTGCGATGAACATCAGGCGCTGCTGGTGCTGGATGAAGTGCAGAGCGGCATGGGCCGCAGCGGCAAGCTGTTTGCGTATGAACATTATGGCGTGCAGCCAGATATTCTGACCACCGCCAAAGCTTTGGGCGGCGGCTTCCCGATCAGCGCGATGCTGACCACCAACGAGATCGCTTCCACCATGTCGCCGGGCGTACACGGCACCACCTACGGCGGTAATCCGCTCGCCTGTGCAATTGCGGAGACGGCGCTGGATATCATTAACACCGAAGAGGTGCTGAGCGGCGTGGTATCGCGTCGTGAACTCTTTGTGGCAGCATTGAAAACGCTTGATGCAAAGCTGGATCTGTTCAGCGATATTCGCGGCAAGGGGCTGCTGATTGGCGCGGCGCTGAAGCCACAACATGCCGGTAAAGCGCGCGATATCCTGAACGCTGCGGCCGCCGAAGGGGTGATGATCCTGAATGCCGGTACGGAGGTGATCCGTTTTGCCCCTTCGCTGGTGATTGAACCAACGGATATCGAAGAGGGCATGGCTCGCTTTGCCAGAGCCGTGGAAAAAGTGCTCGCTTAACAGGCCACAGGGAGCTGTCCTGTGCAGCTCCCCCGCGCACTTCCCCGGAAATACTTTACCAGTAAAGTGCCTTTTCCAATGTCATCACTCTGGCGCTTCTCCAGAAACCCTTTACCAGCAGAGCCATCTTCTCAACATCAGTACCCTGACACTTCCCCGAAGACAGCTCACCCTCAGGAGGATCTCTTCAGCTTGCGTATCAGCCAGCGGCCGTGATGCGGGCGGGCACTCCATGCCAGCGAGGAGATGGTGTGCATCACGCTCAGATGCCCCAGAATACGTTTTACGTGCCTTTCCAGAATAGTGGTCGGCCCCTGACTCAGCTCGACCTGAGAATCCATCACGTTGGTTTCTGAGCCTGGCCCGTCATATTCCAGACGCTGCTGACAGCGCTGCAGCGCCACCTCACAATCCTGCAAATAGCGTTCTGCCAGCGAAGAGGTCAGCATCGTATGCTCGCGCGCCAGTATGGTCATGGCGTTAATGTGCTCCACGATAAACTGGCTGTGCGTCACCCAGAGTTTCATATCGGAAAGATAGCGCGAATCGAATCCCGGCTCCTGCATCGCCTGATTCAGCGAGTTAAACAGGGCGTTATGCGCCTGATTCACCCGCATACGCTGATAAGCCAGCTTCACCGGATCCTGCTCATTGCCCAGCAGCATCTGCAGCGCATCCTGGTAGGTTTCAAGCGCATCGTGCGCATTCTGCCGCAGCAGGCCGCTTTGCCACTGTGGCCAGAGCCAGATCATGCCGCCGAAAGCGATCAGGCAGCCCATCAGCGTATCCAGCAGGCGGGGCAGCAGGAAGTCCGCGCCGTTAAGCGACAGCAGCTGAAGAGACCAGACCGCGGTTACCGTGAAACCAATCATCGCAAAGCCATAGAATTTGCGGATAAACAGATAGCTGATAAGCGTAATCGCCAGCATCACCAACAGCACCACAGATTCCGGCGCCTGAAGACGCAGCGTGATGGCGGCGATAATCAGTCCCGCCAGCGTGCCAAGCGCACGGTGCTGGATCCGCACGCGGGTGGCGCTGTAGCCGTTCTGGCTGACAAACATCACCGTCATCAGGATCCAGTAAGGCTTGGGCAAATTAAAGAACAGCGCCAGCGAGCTGGCAAAAGTCAGCATCACTGCAAAGCGCGAGGCGGTGCGCAGCGCGGCGGATTTCAGCGACAGATAGCTTCTGATAGCAGGTAACAGTGGCTGACGGCGCTGGCGGTCCGCCATCAAATCCCGCTGATACAACGGCCTCTGGGTACGTAAAACCCGGCCGATGCGGCTGAAATGATAATAACAAAAGGTGCCCACCGGATTGTCCGGGTGCTGTCGGGAGATCTTCTCCAGCGCCTGTAGCTGTTTATCCATCGTGAAGCGTTCAGGCAGCTTGTGATAGAGAATATCGTCAGCCAGTACGCGAAGCCGGGCGGCGATGGTCTGCGCATTCCAGCGGATTACCGCTTCAGCATGGCTCTGCTCTACCAGCTTTTGCACCTCTTCAGGCTGATGCAGGCTGACCGAAATATGCTCCTGCAGATCCAGCGCTACCTGGAACGCCCGGGTCAGGCGTTTGTGATGGTTGTAGCGGGTGGCGGAGAGCATATGCATCTGCTGGTAGCAGGTAGTGATCAGATCGACCGCTTTCTGTTGCCGGGCCAGCAGCGGCGGCAGCGCCTTTTCCGGATCCGTCAGCCTGGTCAGCAGGGTGTATTTGGCTTCGCAGTAGCCCGCCAGCTCGCGGTAGAGCAGGCTGAGCGTTTCCCGCATCGGCTGCTCTTTCCACAGCCAGAACCAGAACCAGTTAAAGACGCCGTACCAGATGGTGCCCAGCACGTAGAGCATTGGCGGTTCCCATATTGGCATCCGGCCAGCCAGGCTGAGGGTAAAAATAGCGGCGATCAGCGAGCCGGGCAGCAGCCGGCCATGCAGCGGGCTGATCTCGCCGGTGATGCCCAGCAGCATCGTCATGGTGAACAGGATGAGGGGTAAAGGCACCGCCTTTCCGCCCAGATACTGGATCAGAAAACTGCTGAAAGCGAACAGCGTTCCGCCGATGAGCAGGCGCTTGAAGAAACGTTTGTGGGGAGTATCAAGACCGGCGATGTTGCAACAGGCAGGCACTAAAGAGAAGAGCAGGCCCCGTTGCAGGTCACCCAGCAGCCAGCCGACAGCCACCGGTAAGCAGAGCACCAGCGTCTGGCGCAGCGCGTAGTTCACTTCAGGGTGATAGATCAGTCGACGCCACATCACTCCGTACCAAATAAAAAGGCGCAACAGAGGCTGTTGCGCCGTGGATCAGAGCCGATCAGCGTGTGCCATAGACAACGATGGTTTTACCGTGTGCCGAGATCAGGTTTTGATCTTCCAGCATTTTCAGAATACGGCCTACCGTTTCGCGTGAGCAGCCAACAATCTGCCCAATTTCCTGACGGGTGATTTTGATCTGCATCCCGTCCGGGTGCGTCATAGCGTCGGGTTGCTTCGCCAGATTCAGCAGAGTTTGCGCAATGCGACCTGTCACATCAAGGAAAGCTAAATTGCCCACTTTCTCTGAGGTAACCTGAAGACGACTGGCCATCTGTGCCGAGAGGCGCATCAGGATGTCAGGATTGACCTGAATAAGCTGACGGAATTTTTTATAGGAGATTTCAGCCACTTCACAGGCTGTTTTCGCACGTACCCACGCGCTACGCTCCTGACCTTCTTCAAACAGGCCAAGTTCGCCAATGAAGTCACCCTGGTTGAGGTAAGAGAGGATCATCTCTTTGCCTTCTTCATCCTTGATAAGCACCGCTACTGCGCCTTTGACGATGTAGTAGAGGGTTTCTGCCTTTTCACCCTGATGAATCAGCGTGCTCTTGGATGGATACTTATGAATATGGCAATGTGACAGGAACCATTCAAGTGTCGGGTCTGTTTGCGGTTTGCCGAGAACCATTCGCTGTTATCCTCTGTTGTCATCGTGCCTAAATACAGGGGCAGAGTTCCCTGTCAGGCGTTGAAATAATCAAGCGTTTCCCATCAGGAAATGTATTCGGGCCTCTGTGAAAAGCCTGGCTCGTTATGTTGTCCCGTTTCGTCGTGCTTGTAGAGTACTGACGAAAATATTACAGCTTTGTTTGTAGCACAGCTTTCAACGAGTGTCTTCTGTTGTCTCGCTTCAGCATAGTGGGAAAACTGCCGCATTGCCGTTTTTCAGGCTAAAGCGTAATCTGAAGTTAACTAAATGAATTAGAGGAATTTGTTATGCAGGCTCGGGTCAAGTGGGTTGAAGGGTTAACGTTTTTGGGAGAATCCTCATCAGGACATCAGGTATTGATGGATGGAAACTCCGGGGATAAAGCGCCAAGCCCGATGGAAATGGTGTTGATGGCCGCGGGCGGATGCAGCGCCATCGACGTGGTCTCGATTCTGCAGAAGGGCCGCCATAACGTAAAGGATTGCGAGGTGAAGCTCACCTCAGAGCGGCGTGAAGAGGCTCCCCGCCTCTTTACCCATATTAATCTGCACTTTATCGTCAGCGGCGTCGGGCTGGGTGACAAAGCCGTATCGCGCGCCGTGGATCTCTCTGCCGAGAAGTACTGCTCTGTGGCGCTGATGCTGGGTAAAGGGGTCAATATGACCCACAGCTACGAAGTGATCGAATTAGAGGAAAAGTAGTTCGCTGAGCGTAGGAGTAACGCCTGTTTACCGGGCGTTACTCAATTTTCTTGCCCTGAATCAGCCGTTTAACCAACGGCCCCATAATCAGCTCCATGGCCAGCCCCATTTTCCCGCCCGGCACCACCAGCGTATTGATATGCGAAATAAACGATCCCTGCAGCATCGACAGCAGGTAGGGGAAGTCGATATCTTCCAGCGCCTGGAAGTGGATCACCACAAAGCTTTCATCCAGCGAAGGGATAGCCCGGGCCGCAAAAGGGTTAGAGGTATCCACCGTCGGCACGCGCTGGAAGTTAATGTGCGTGCGTGAAAACTGCGGCGTAATGAAGTTGATGTAATCCTCCATTGAGCGCACCACTGAATCCATCACTGCTTCACGCGAATGGCCGCGTTCGCTGGTGTCACGCACCAGCTTCTGGATCCACTCCAGGTTAACGATAGGCACTACGCCGACCAGCAGATCGACATGCGCGGCCACGTTATTCTGCGGGGTTACCACGCCGCCGTGCAGCCCTTCATAAAACAGCACGTCGGTCGGTTCGGGCAGCGGCTGCCACGGCGTAAAGGTGCCCGGCACCTGATTCCACGGCACCGCTTCATCATAGGTATGCAGATACTTGCGGGATTTACCGCTGCCGGTGCGGCCATACTCGGTAAAGGTGAGTTCCAGCAGCGCAAAGTCGTTGGCTTCCGGGCCAAAATAGCTGATATGGCGGCCCATATCCCGTGCCTTGCGGATCGCCATGTCCATCTCAGGGCGGGTATAGCGGTGAAAGCTGTCCCCTTCCACTTCGGCGGCATGCAGGCCAAGCTGCTGGAAAATCTTTCTGAAGGCCAGGCTGGTGGTGGTGGTTCCCGCCCCGCTGGATCCCGTTACGGCAATCACCGGATGTTTGGCTGACATGCATATACCTCCCTGAGAAAAGTCGCCTCGCATTGGTACCATGTTTCAGGCGTGGATGTCATCTCTGCCCGTTAACCCGTCACCTGACCACGCGGCATGATATTGACCGTCTCATGCAGCTCGGACCAGACCAGTACCGCTTCGCCGCTGGTTAACTGGCGGCGAACGTCTTTAACCTTCTGTTCCAGCGAGCGTTCCTGCTCGCCGTAGTCGGTACCTTCTCGCAGGACAAAAGATTCAATCAGGTTGTCCAGGGTGTCATTGTCGAGCTCTTTCCAGGGAATTATCACGTTAGTTGTCCAGCCAGGTTGAAAGCCATTGCGGAATGCGTTGTTCAAGCCACATCTGGGGCTTGCGCAGGGTGCCGCCGACAAAACCCACGTGGCCGCCATACTCTGTCAGCTGGTAGGTGACAGCGGAAGGCAGCAAATGGGCGGCGGGGATCACCTCATGGGTCATAAAGGGATCGTCTTTAGCATGGATGATCAGTAACGGTTTCTCCACTTTGGGCAGCAAAGGCATGGCGCTGCAGCGACGATAATAGTCGGTGGCGTCCAGAAAACCGTGCGCCCGGGCGGTAATAACATCATCAAAGTCGCGCAATTTTTTCAGTGCCCTGAGTTCTGGCAGCTCAATGGGCAGCGTGCCCGGCCAGGCGAGCAGCTTGCGCTCCGCGTTCTGTTTAAGAAGCGAGAGCAGATAACGCTGATAGAAGCGGGAAACCCCCTGTTCCAGCTTCAGGCTGCAGGGTTCCAGCATTAACGGGGCAGAGACCACCACGCCCGCCTCCAGCGTGCAGGCCGATCCCTGTTCGCCCATCAGACAGGCCAGCATGTTGCCGCCGAGGGAGAAACCGACGGCAGCAGTAGGGACACTACCCCACTCCTCACGCAGCCAGTGGAGAAAATAGCTGGCATCGCTGGTTTCGCCGGAGTGATAGATGCGTTGCAGGCGGTTGGGTTCGCCGCTACAGCCGCGAAAATGCATCACTACGCCCAGCCAGCCACGCTCCTTGCAGACCTGAAGCAGCCCGTGCGCATAGGGACTATGAACGCTGCCTTCCAGACCATGAAACAGTACCACTCGTGGTTTGTGTCGGGCGCAGGCCGGATCTTCGCTCCAGGCGAGATCGACAAAATCGGTGTCCGGCAGGGTGAGTCTCTGCCAGTGAGGCGTGAACAGCATGTGGCGGCGAACCAGCCGCGGCAAAATTGTTTGCAGATGCGCGTTGCTCATGCCGGGAATTGGCTGAAACCGCAGGGTCTCAGGGTGATTAAAATTCATGTTCAAAATGCTTGTAGGATCTCTGTCACATTGTTAGCTTCATGTGGTTCGTTTCTGGTCAGGGGGTGAGGAGCACCCGTTTCATATGGAACTGAGTCTGTTTTTATCAATGCTGGGCTTTTTATGGGTGGCGGCTATCACGCCGGGACCTAATAATATGTTACTCACCGCCTCCGGCGCCAATTTTGGTTTTCTTCGCTCGTTGTGGCTGCTGATCGGCATCATGATTGGCATGCAGGTCATGCTGCTGATGGTAGCGTTTGGCATCGGCGGGCTGATCCTGCTTTATCCCTCTCTGCACCTGGTGCTGAAAATTGGCGGAAGCCTCTATCTTCTCTGGCTGGCATGGAAAATCGGCACGGCTGAGTATGAGAAGCTGGAGACGAATGATGCACCCGCTGCGCCAATGCCGTTCTGGCAGGGTGGTCTGCTGCAGCTGATTAACCCTAAAGCCTGGCTGATGGCACTGGGCGCCGTGGCCAGCTTCAGCCTGGCCGGGGAAGCCTACCAGAGCTCGGTGGTCGCCATCAGCGTTGGCATGGCGCTGGTCAATCTGGTGTCAGGCATTATCTGGCTGGGCTTTGGCGCGGTGATTGGTCGTATCCTGCGCAGCCGCCGGGCCTGGACTATTTTTAACGTGGCGATGGGGCTACTGACCGCCGCCTGC belongs to Erwinia pyri and includes:
- the argD gene encoding bifunctional acetylornithine/succinyldiaminopimelate transaminase produces the protein MAADKLAVTRATFNEVILPVYAPAAFVPVKGKGSRVWDQQGKEYIDFSGGIAVTALGHCHPALVETLKSQGETLWHTSNVFTNEPALRLASKLIAATFAERVFFANSGAEANEAAFKLARYYAAKRHSPYKSKIIAFHNAFHGRTFFTVSVGGQPKYSDGFGPKPGDIVHVPFNDLEAVKAVIDDHTCAIVVEPIQGEGGVMPATAEFMQGLRKLCDEHQALLVLDEVQSGMGRSGKLFAYEHYGVQPDILTTAKALGGGFPISAMLTTNEIASTMSPGVHGTTYGGNPLACAIAETALDIINTEEVLSGVVSRRELFVAALKTLDAKLDLFSDIRGKGLLIGAALKPQHAGKARDILNAAAAEGVMILNAGTEVIRFAPSLVIEPTDIEEGMARFARAVEKVLA
- a CDS encoding LysE family translocator, whose translation is MELSLFLSMLGFLWVAAITPGPNNMLLTASGANFGFLRSLWLLIGIMIGMQVMLLMVAFGIGGLILLYPSLHLVLKIGGSLYLLWLAWKIGTAEYEKLETNDAPAAPMPFWQGGLLQLINPKAWLMALGAVASFSLAGEAYQSSVVAISVGMALVNLVSGIIWLGFGAVIGRILRSRRAWTIFNVAMGLLTAACVLLIWH
- the crp gene encoding cAMP-activated global transcriptional regulator CRP, with the protein product MVLGKPQTDPTLEWFLSHCHIHKYPSKSTLIHQGEKAETLYYIVKGAVAVLIKDEEGKEMILSYLNQGDFIGELGLFEEGQERSAWVRAKTACEVAEISYKKFRQLIQVNPDILMRLSAQMASRLQVTSEKVGNLAFLDVTGRIAQTLLNLAKQPDAMTHPDGMQIKITRQEIGQIVGCSRETVGRILKMLEDQNLISAHGKTIVVYGTR
- a CDS encoding YccS/YhfK family putative transporter, translating into MWRRLIYHPEVNYALRQTLVLCLPVAVGWLLGDLQRGLLFSLVPACCNIAGLDTPHKRFFKRLLIGGTLFAFSSFLIQYLGGKAVPLPLILFTMTMLLGITGEISPLHGRLLPGSLIAAIFTLSLAGRMPIWEPPMLYVLGTIWYGVFNWFWFWLWKEQPMRETLSLLYRELAGYCEAKYTLLTRLTDPEKALPPLLARQQKAVDLITTCYQQMHMLSATRYNHHKRLTRAFQVALDLQEHISVSLHQPEEVQKLVEQSHAEAVIRWNAQTIAARLRVLADDILYHKLPERFTMDKQLQALEKISRQHPDNPVGTFCYYHFSRIGRVLRTQRPLYQRDLMADRQRRQPLLPAIRSYLSLKSAALRTASRFAVMLTFASSLALFFNLPKPYWILMTVMFVSQNGYSATRVRIQHRALGTLAGLIIAAITLRLQAPESVVLLVMLAITLISYLFIRKFYGFAMIGFTVTAVWSLQLLSLNGADFLLPRLLDTLMGCLIAFGGMIWLWPQWQSGLLRQNAHDALETYQDALQMLLGNEQDPVKLAYQRMRVNQAHNALFNSLNQAMQEPGFDSRYLSDMKLWVTHSQFIVEHINAMTILAREHTMLTSSLAERYLQDCEVALQRCQQRLEYDGPGSETNVMDSQVELSQGPTTILERHVKRILGHLSVMHTISSLAWSARPHHGRWLIRKLKRSS
- a CDS encoding phosphoribulokinase, whose translation is MSAKHPVIAVTGSSGAGTTTTSLAFRKIFQQLGLHAAEVEGDSFHRYTRPEMDMAIRKARDMGRHISYFGPEANDFALLELTFTEYGRTGSGKSRKYLHTYDEAVPWNQVPGTFTPWQPLPEPTDVLFYEGLHGGVVTPQNNVAAHVDLLVGVVPIVNLEWIQKLVRDTSERGHSREAVMDSVVRSMEDYINFITPQFSRTHINFQRVPTVDTSNPFAARAIPSLDESFVVIHFQALEDIDFPYLLSMLQGSFISHINTLVVPGGKMGLAMELIMGPLVKRLIQGKKIE
- a CDS encoding OsmC family protein encodes the protein MQARVKWVEGLTFLGESSSGHQVLMDGNSGDKAPSPMEMVLMAAGGCSAIDVVSILQKGRHNVKDCEVKLTSERREEAPRLFTHINLHFIVSGVGLGDKAVSRAVDLSAEKYCSVALMLGKGVNMTHSYEVIELEEK
- a CDS encoding hydrolase, encoding MNFNHPETLRFQPIPGMSNAHLQTILPRLVRRHMLFTPHWQRLTLPDTDFVDLAWSEDPACARHKPRVVLFHGLEGSVHSPYAHGLLQVCKERGWLGVVMHFRGCSGEPNRLQRIYHSGETSDASYFLHWLREEWGSVPTAAVGFSLGGNMLACLMGEQGSACTLEAGVVVSAPLMLEPCSLKLEQGVSRFYQRYLLSLLKQNAERKLLAWPGTLPIELPELRALKKLRDFDDVITARAHGFLDATDYYRRCSAMPLLPKVEKPLLIIHAKDDPFMTHEVIPAAHLLPSAVTYQLTEYGGHVGFVGGTLRKPQMWLEQRIPQWLSTWLDN
- a CDS encoding YheU family protein; protein product: MIIPWKELDNDTLDNLIESFVLREGTDYGEQERSLEQKVKDVRRQLTSGEAVLVWSELHETVNIMPRGQVTG